A portion of the Caenorhabditis elegans chromosome III genome contains these proteins:
- the F10E9.12 gene encoding DUF7107 domain-containing protein (Confirmed by transcript evidence), producing the protein MNALWLLLVVFFTFSLAETEVNITSSEESHNETESEIHIPSSEESPKEEIDDKLPLEAVLQKSKEFDEIPTTPDNIPYLPLIQRCSIDTDCSSETACYDGKCLNAKRFQLFPYLFRRCDSQLDCPSGNQCIINMCIPFRW; encoded by the coding sequence TTACTTCTCGTAGTGTTCTTCACATTTTCTCTTGCTGAAACTGAAGTCAACATAACTTCCTCTGAAGAATCACATAATGAAACTGAATCGGAAATTCACATTCCATCATCCGAAGAGTCTccaaaagaagaaattgatgataaGCTACCACTAGAAGCAGTTCTACAAAAATCCAAAGAATTCGATGAAATCCCAACTACTCCGGATAATATTCCATATCTTCCATTAATCCAAAGATGCTCTATTGACACGGACTGCTCATCGGAAACCGCTTGTTACGatggaaaatgtttaaatgcGAAACGTTTCCAGCTATTCCCGTATTTATTCCGAAGGTGTGACAGTCAATTGGATTGTCCTTCTGGAAATCAGTGTATTATCAATATGTGTATCCCATTTCGATGGTga
- the ZC262.13 gene encoding FIP (Fungus-Induced Protein) Related (Confirmed by transcript evidence) produces MTQFLKILFLLLLLVPLISSASTRGQCLTDRNCDSNHKCVNRHCFYQNEHVFKCVDDLTCPEFHSCHNRVCLMQKSSPEKRIQSKI; encoded by the exons ATGACTCAATTCctcaaaattctatttttg cttcttctccTCGTTCCGCTGATATCATCAGCATCCACACGTGGACAATGCTTGACCGATCGGAACTGTGATAGCAATCATAAATGTGTGAATCGACATTGTTTCTATCAGAATGAGCATGTCTTCAAATGTGTCGATGACCTCACTTGTCCGGAATTTCATTCATGCCACAATCGAGTATGTTTGATGCAGAAATCGTCGCCAGAAAAAAGAatacaatcaaaaatttaa